The nucleotide window TCTGCTTTCCCGACGACGCCCCGTGGCCCGTGGGGGGCGATTGGGCGCTACAGTTCGCGAGGCAGGCGATCAGAGCGCCCAGGCCCCACCACTCCCGCGAAAAAGACCACCGCTTGGATCCGTGCATCCTCCTGCCTCCCATACCTTCGAGCATCAAACGTTTCTGCAGATCTGCGAGAGGCTCCGGCGCTCTGACGCCATCACAGGCTTTCCAGCATCTCTCGCTGCCTTGCAAAACAGCCACAGGCGCTAGGCCGCCGCTCAGACCTGCGGCCCTAAAACGAGCATCCGCCTGATCCCCTGTCCCGTCAGGGACGAGGGATCAGGCATGCGTCGAGCACTGCGGCGGGCGTCTTAGCCGAACGAGGGCACCCCGTCCTGCGAGAAGTTGAAGCGCTCCTGGACGATGTAGAGGGGGCGCCGTTTGACCTCATCGTAGATCCGCCCGATGTACTCGCCGAGGATCCCGAGCGTGATGAGCTGGACGCCCCCGAGCAGCAGGGTGCAGACCATCAAGGAGGCCCAGCCGGGAATCGTCAGGTCGGTGAAGAGGCGCAGGCCCACGACCCCCAGGATCGCCAAAAAGGCGAGCGCCGAGGCGAAAAAGCCCGAGTAGGTAGCCAGCTGCAAGGGGAAGAAGGAGAAGGCCGTCACCCCGTCCAGCGCGAACTTCAGCATCTTGCGCAGGGGATACTTGGTCTCGCCGGCGAAGCGCTCCTGGCGCACGAAGGGGACTCCCACCTGGCGAAAGCCAATCCAGCTCACCAAACCGCGGATGTAGCGGTGGCTCTCCCGGATCCGCTTGAGGACCTCGACCACCGGGCGGCTCATGAGGCGGAAGTCCCCGGTGTCCAGGGGGATGTCCACGTTGGTGACCCGGCGCATGAGGCGGTAGAAGAGGGCGGCCGTCCCCTTCTTGAAGGCCGAGTCTCCCCTTCGCTCGGCGCGCACCGCGTAGACCACGTCGTAGCCTTCGCGCCACTTCGCCATCAACTGCGGGATCAGCTCGGGCGGATCCTGGAGGTCGGCGTCGATGACCACCACGGCCTCGCCGATGG belongs to bacterium and includes:
- a CDS encoding glycosyltransferase family 2 protein, whose product is MYERSPVVLSVIVPIFNEAAIVNEMYHRLTAVLASMGESYELVLVDDGSSDASCELAVALGTRDERVKVIRFSRNFGHQAAITAGMDHAIGEAVVVIDADLQDPPELIPQLMAKWREGYDVVYAVRAERRGDSAFKKGTAALFYRLMRRVTNVDIPLDTGDFRLMSRPVVEVLKRIRESHRYIRGLVSWIGFRQVGVPFVRQERFAGETKYPLRKMLKFALDGVTAFSFFPLQLATYSGFFASALAFLAILGVVGLRLFTDLTIPGWASLMVCTLLLGGVQLITLGILGEYIGRIYDEVKRRPLYIVQERFNFSQDGVPSFG